A single genomic interval of Corylus avellana chromosome ca10, CavTom2PMs-1.0 harbors:
- the LOC132164263 gene encoding lysM domain receptor-like kinase 3 has product MSNAKKTKKKTKNPVKISKFSTFPNPPSSSSWNWMPMCKTKMAVDADAPTPTPRTSRTPRTPRSPRPATPTFTAAGASSSSDPPTSGTGTSTSTSSRTSLPSLRQSLPENPHIYDYSELCSATNNFLARTYTSTSSTRSWRCTLRGKDAIIFQRKFRRKIQMPQLKQRLAVICRSHHLSLVKLLGASISGDHIFLVYDFVDGANLATCLRNPRNPNFSVLSAWMSRMQIATDLAHGLDYIHNSTGLNMSLVHNHIKSSSILVTEPSFNAKICHFGTAQLCGEIDENGAPEDSAPGGTSPRYKGKIEEVSETTPSKLRRSDSRKLQFEGVKGYMSPEFQSTGVATQKSDVYAFGVVILELLSGEEPFKYKYDKAKGDFVRTTVIEAARAAIDGDGDDGGLRRWVDRKLKDSFPVEVAGKLTRLALDCVHVEPDMRPNMGRVAGKISKLYLESRIWSDSVKMPTDISVSLAPR; this is encoded by the coding sequence ATGTCCAAcgctaaaaaaactaaaaaaaaaactaaaaatcccgtcaaaatttcaaaattttccactTTCCCAAATCCCCCCTCCTCTTCCTCCTGGAATTGGATGCCTATGTGCAAAACCAAAATGGCGGTCGACGCCGACGCTCCAACCCCAACCCCTCGCACCTCTCGTACTCCCCGAACCCCACGCTCTCCCAGACCAGCAACACCAACCTTCACCGCCGCCGgcgcctcctcctcctccgacCCTCCCACCTCCGGAACCGgaacctccacctccacctccagcCGCACCTCCCTTCCCAGCCTCCGCCAGTCGCTCCCCGAGAACCCCCACATCTACGACTACTCCGAGCTCTGTTCCGCCACCAACAACTTCCTCGCCAGAACCTACacctccacctcctccaccCGCTCCTGGCGCTGCACTCTCCGGGGCAAAGACGCTATCATTTTCCAGCGCAAGTTCCGCCGCAAGATCCAGATGCCCCAGCTCAAGCAACGCCTTGCCGTTATCTGCCGTAGCCACCACCTCAGCCTGGTCAAGCTCCTCGGCGCTTCCATCTCCGGCGACCACATTTTCCTCGTCTACGACTTCGTTGATGGTGCAAACCTAGCGACCTGTTTGCGGAACCCTAGGAACCCCAACTTCTCGGTGCTCTCCGCGTGGATGTCCAGAATGCAAATCGCCACGGATTTGGCGCACGGCCTCGACTACATTCACAACAGCACCGGCCTGAACATGAGCTTAGTGCACAACCACATTAAGAGCAGCAGCATCCTGGTCACCGAGCCTTCCTTCAACGCCAAGATTTGCCACTTCGGCACCGCTCAACTCTGCGGCGAGATCGACGAAAACGGAGCTCCTGAAGATTCTGCTCCGGGCGGTACGAGTCCGAGATACAAGGGCAAAATTGAAGAGGTATCCGAAACGACGCCGTCCAAATTGAGGCGGTCGGACAGTCGAAAATTGCAATTCGAAGGTGTGAAGGGGTACATGTCCCCGGAATTTCAATCAACAGGCGTGGCAACGCAAAAGAGCGACGTCTACGCGTTTGGTGTCGTAATCTTGGAGCTCCTGTCCGGAGAGGAGCCTTTCAAGTATAAATACGATAAGGCCAAGGGTGACTTCGTTCGGACCACGGTGATCGAGGCAGCGAGAGCAGCAATTGACGGCGACGGCGACGATGGGGGGCTCAGAAGGTGGGTGGATCGGAAGTTGAAGGACTCGTTTCCGGTGGAGGTGGCAGGGAAGCTGACACGCCTAGCGCTGGATTGCGTACACGTGGAGCCTGATATGCGGCCCAACATGGGACGCGTGGCGGGGAAGATTTCTAAGCTTTATTTGGAGTCTCGGATTTGGTCCGACAGTGTCAAAATGCCAACCGATATTTCGGTCTCTTTGGCACCCAGATGA